In the genome of Candidatus Nitrosotenuis sp. DW1, one region contains:
- a CDS encoding cupredoxin domain-containing protein, whose protein sequence is MKAKLVAVCVSAALVLAAAAFLGSTLAGTKTEVVPMEKPDVVIPTSASRPGCEEKDWCYLPSEITTGVGGTITWLNEDSGFHTVTSGHYDNPDGTFDSGHIDPGKTFSYTFEKLGDFPYYCTLHPWMAGTVTVK, encoded by the coding sequence ATGAAAGCAAAACTTGTCGCAGTATGCGTGTCTGCGGCGTTGGTCCTGGCAGCGGCAGCATTTCTTGGCAGCACTCTGGCTGGGACTAAGACTGAGGTCGTTCCAATGGAAAAGCCAGACGTGGTGATCCCGACATCTGCATCGCGACCTGGATGCGAGGAAAAAGACTGGTGCTATCTGCCGTCTGAGATTACCACTGGTGTCGGCGGAACCATAACCTGGCTAAACGAGGATAGCGGGTTTCACACTGTAACCAGCGGGCATTACGATAACCCTGATGGAACGTTTGACAGCGGGCACATTGATCCTGGGAAGACATTTTCCTACACGTTTGAAAAGCTAGGTGATTTTCCGTACTATTGTACGCTGCATCCTTGGATGGCAGGAACAGTCACTGTGAAATGA
- a CDS encoding AIPR family protein, producing the protein MEKNPGLLEYIPGSQSLLLQKKSEQPLEGFAENIKDSLIEYTEAGKSDVEKGHNFLQWVLTRVYEATEDDAADAIIDGANDLGIDAYLPVDFSDNKIRLFQSKYGTSHSNEAIAKFKDDVKRLLSRDVTKMRPELANLVTKIQEKNLKVECCYVTNQKVDYQSDESVEILDMDKIVQNLWDRIKKPAAGKKSRIKLEKMIHYKNTVLGVLKLRELTDFVAKNRDYVFESNIRQWMQFKTNVNKGIRETLQSSPDKFFYYNNGITIVVNDFEELEENNMMLHAPQIVNGAQTSNSILDHAKRTNNLDGSITVTIIKADDELDQNNITKYRNSQNSVRGKDLVSLMDFHKSIKSQLENYGYFYEIQAGSFDSKTKSQQTEFNGDTIYNRYLPDNHKKVIVAKDAIQVLVAGIEQRPTESYSSPAQFLPRGSKYDDVFNENLKDDYRLLLYPYLVKEYAKKTLGYGKRGGHKTKRYATLFFVGAYFRILHKSVLGTKSDFKEDVMKLEPIFKSYKLNERIMKLTDVVVTKFLEDTVVDDEMEIANTKHNFFSHHVWNEAMLRVIDKKIRQEEDEIESIKKLVNSLL; encoded by the coding sequence ATGGAAAAAAATCCTGGACTGCTAGAGTACATCCCAGGATCACAGTCGCTCCTGCTCCAAAAGAAAAGTGAGCAGCCCCTTGAAGGATTTGCAGAAAACATCAAAGACAGTCTCATCGAGTACACGGAGGCCGGCAAAAGCGACGTGGAAAAGGGCCACAACTTTCTCCAGTGGGTCCTGACGCGGGTCTATGAGGCAACAGAGGACGACGCGGCAGACGCAATAATAGACGGCGCAAACGATCTTGGCATAGACGCATACCTCCCAGTTGATTTTTCAGATAACAAGATTAGATTATTCCAGTCAAAGTACGGAACGTCGCACTCTAACGAGGCAATAGCCAAGTTCAAAGACGACGTCAAAAGGCTCCTGAGCAGAGACGTGACAAAGATGCGGCCAGAGCTTGCAAATTTGGTGACAAAGATTCAGGAGAAAAACCTCAAAGTGGAATGCTGCTACGTGACAAACCAAAAGGTGGACTACCAAAGCGACGAGTCAGTCGAGATACTTGACATGGACAAGATAGTGCAGAATTTGTGGGATCGCATCAAAAAGCCAGCGGCAGGCAAGAAATCCCGCATAAAATTAGAAAAGATGATCCACTACAAGAACACGGTCCTTGGAGTTTTGAAGCTAAGGGAGCTGACAGACTTTGTCGCAAAGAACAGAGACTATGTCTTTGAGTCAAACATCAGGCAGTGGATGCAGTTTAAGACAAACGTAAACAAGGGAATCAGGGAGACTCTGCAGAGTTCACCTGACAAGTTCTTTTATTACAACAACGGAATCACCATAGTAGTAAATGATTTTGAGGAGCTAGAAGAAAACAACATGATGCTGCATGCCCCGCAGATAGTCAACGGTGCACAGACATCAAACTCAATTTTGGATCACGCAAAGAGGACAAACAATTTGGACGGAAGCATCACTGTTACAATCATAAAAGCAGACGACGAGCTAGACCAGAACAACATAACAAAGTACAGAAACTCGCAGAACTCCGTCAGGGGCAAGGACCTGGTGTCGCTTATGGACTTTCACAAGTCCATCAAGTCGCAGCTTGAAAACTATGGATACTTTTATGAAATTCAGGCAGGCTCGTTTGACAGCAAGACAAAATCCCAGCAGACAGAGTTCAACGGCGACACCATATACAACAGGTACCTGCCTGACAACCACAAAAAAGTAATTGTTGCCAAAGACGCAATCCAGGTTTTGGTTGCAGGAATAGAGCAGAGGCCGACAGAGTCATACAGCTCGCCTGCGCAGTTTTTGCCGCGAGGAAGCAAGTACGACGACGTGTTCAATGAAAATCTAAAAGACGACTACAGGCTGCTTCTCTACCCGTACCTGGTAAAAGAGTACGCAAAGAAGACCCTTGGGTACGGCAAGCGGGGAGGACACAAGACAAAAAGGTACGCCACATTGTTTTTTGTCGGCGCATATTTCAGAATACTGCACAAAAGCGTGCTTGGAACAAAGTCTGATTTCAAAGAAGACGTCATGAAGCTAGAGCCAATATTCAAAAGCTACAAGCTAAACGAGCGAATCATGAAGCTGACAGATGTCGTGGTGACAAAATTCCTAGAGGACACGGTAGTTGATGACGAAATGGAGATAGCAAACACAAAGCACAACTTTTTCTCGCATCACGTGTGGAACGAGGCGATGCTCAGGGTAATTGACAAGAAGATAAGGCAGGAAGAGGACGAAATAGAGAGCATCAAAAAGCTTGTCAACAGCCTGCTGTGA
- a CDS encoding winged helix-turn-helix domain-containing protein — protein MQIVADLLVATDQCGQEGIKVTSLLTKANLSHSRLSKFVENLTGAGLINKIDFDGKNTFVITTKGKQYLESYRRFHDLAESFGLDM, from the coding sequence ATGCAAATTGTAGCGGATCTGCTAGTTGCTACTGACCAGTGTGGGCAAGAAGGCATCAAGGTGACATCCCTTCTAACAAAGGCAAATCTGTCACATTCGAGACTGTCCAAGTTTGTCGAAAACCTGACCGGTGCTGGCCTGATTAACAAAATTGACTTTGACGGCAAGAACACCTTTGTCATAACAACAAAGGGAAAGCAATACCTCGAGTCATACAGACGATTCCATGATTTAGCAGAATCGTTTGGTCTAGACATGTAA
- a CDS encoding phosphomannomutase — protein MKKSISGIRGIFGDDLTLKDILKFCGNFAPLIKSKKCVVGNDTRPSGDMARETAIAALMGRGIDVYNLGMVPTPVVFREARRYGAGLVITSSHNPLEWNGLKFVIDGRGPNEKEFEKILQEKKHTSGKIGTEHKISSKYVQEASKIIGKARKVKVTVDVGGGAALDVAPSLLRKIGCIVQVINPKRGPDPTADPLTQLVTTSKKADIGFAFDLDGDRLVVVKDGKKQSPDTTLALGVSKALDLGYKRFCLSIDTSIAVERYITDNGGVVVRSKVGEANVIDTMLKKKCQAGGEGSSGGFILPEFNMCRDGILTSGLIAAMDGNKVDEIIQFVDRYSQIRTKIAIESKLHDKVLEKFQKNVKGKFGKIITIDGVKVIVDEDTWALVRKSNTEDIIRISVESNDLQKAKRIQKDITALVKQSHDQIR, from the coding sequence TTGAAAAAATCCATTTCTGGAATACGGGGGATTTTTGGAGACGACCTCACATTAAAAGACATATTGAAATTCTGCGGCAACTTTGCGCCGCTAATAAAATCAAAAAAATGCGTAGTCGGAAACGACACCAGGCCGTCAGGGGACATGGCTCGGGAGACTGCGATTGCAGCACTGATGGGGCGTGGGATAGACGTGTACAACTTGGGAATGGTGCCAACGCCAGTTGTGTTCAGGGAGGCCCGCAGGTACGGCGCAGGACTCGTCATCACCTCGTCGCACAACCCGCTTGAATGGAATGGCCTCAAGTTTGTCATAGACGGCCGCGGTCCAAACGAAAAAGAATTTGAAAAAATCCTGCAGGAAAAAAAACACACTTCTGGAAAAATCGGTACGGAACATAAAATTTCATCAAAGTACGTGCAGGAGGCATCAAAGATAATTGGAAAGGCAAGAAAAGTCAAAGTCACAGTAGATGTAGGAGGAGGTGCGGCGCTAGATGTTGCGCCTTCCCTGCTCAGAAAAATAGGATGTATTGTCCAGGTGATCAATCCAAAGAGAGGTCCAGACCCGACTGCAGACCCGCTGACGCAGCTAGTTACAACTAGCAAAAAGGCAGACATTGGGTTTGCATTTGACCTGGACGGTGACAGGTTGGTAGTGGTAAAGGATGGTAAAAAACAGTCACCAGACACAACGCTTGCACTTGGAGTATCAAAGGCGCTCGACCTTGGCTACAAGAGATTCTGTCTTAGCATAGACACCAGCATCGCAGTTGAGAGATATATCACAGATAACGGCGGAGTGGTGGTTCGCTCAAAGGTCGGCGAGGCAAACGTCATAGATACGATGCTAAAGAAAAAGTGTCAGGCAGGTGGTGAGGGGAGCAGTGGCGGATTCATACTGCCAGAGTTTAACATGTGCCGCGACGGAATACTGACCAGCGGACTGATTGCGGCAATGGATGGAAACAAAGTTGATGAGATAATACAGTTTGTAGACAGGTATTCCCAGATCAGGACAAAAATCGCAATAGAGTCAAAACTGCACGACAAGGTATTAGAAAAATTCCAGAAAAACGTAAAGGGAAAATTCGGCAAAATCATAACGATTGACGGGGTAAAGGTAATTGTAGATGAGGACACATGGGCTCTTGTTCGCAAGTCAAACACGGAGGACATCATCCGAATTTCCGTAGAGTCAAACGACTTGCAGAAGGCAAAAAGAATTCAAAAAGATATAACCGCTCTAGTAAAACAAAGCCATGACCAAATTAGATGA